A genomic region of Cryptococcus neoformans var. grubii H99 chromosome 13, complete sequence contains the following coding sequences:
- a CDS encoding nucleolar protein, with translation MPTPRVTRSRSSTPLSVRTGTRSTPQPGSSAHPGSHHKTSDELALEEAASLLHTPTARLRSLGSADIDGLDGGSARALRHKRLNQVREEVEVVRERSRSPQRDEKIVGQSQGPEAEETEEEEEQEVENSQQTPVDGDTDDEDDEASRELMGVSTFSDAGSTQPVEKNQTEEDNVPLSAPLSTGQIFSQPREVEEFEESASESGSETESANSSDSSHSSSESESDSESDSEDDSSDSDSDEDDEKERLLQAARDAAKAKTAASMNEKEKENEVDDEIVLQFDKEEKEAPIPDLAVPKLPRTYLSFPKEGRDQTATSVPSTSAGPSRLPSRSSSSEKTPVPELDDRPYERPLSKREKALQPRKATTSELWASIPTPRADILPQMRKDYRALALANSLDPKRFMKGGSKSEKIPESFAIGTMVETSRQIRDTTLTKDNRYRPGQVVQNIIRDQDMEGYAKRKYGDLQWSKMENGRGRGWKKRAKWQ, from the exons ATGCCGACTCCCAGAGTGACTCGCTCGCGCTCCTCTACCCCCCTTTCCGTCCGCACTGGTACCCGGTCAACGCCCCAGCCAGGTTCCTCCGCCCATCCTGGATCTCACCACAAAACTTCCGATGAACTTGCTCTGGAAGAAGCCGCTTCCCTCTTGCACACACCTACGGCGCGACTCAGAAGCCTGGGCAGTGCGGACATAGATGGATTGGATGGTGGTAGTGCTAGAGCGCTCAGACATAAACGGTTAAATCAAGTcagagaagaggttgaggttgtcagagagagaagcagaagtcctcagagagatgagaagataGTAGGGCAGAGCCAAGGACCAGAGGCAGAAGaaacggaagaagaggaggagcaggaagTGGAAAACTCACAGCAGACACCCGTGGACGGCGATaccgacgatgaggatgacgaggcCTCTCGGGAATTGATGGGTGTATCAACGTTTTCTGATGCTGGGAGTACACAACCTGTCGAAAAAAACCAGACTGAGGAAGATAATGTTCCTCTTTCGGCACCCTTATCGACAGGGCAGATTTTTTCTCAGCCTAGAGAAGTtgaagagtttgaagaGTCCGCGTCTGAATCTGGTTCCGAGACAGAATCTGCAAATTCTTCCGACTCTTCCCACTCATCATCTGAGTCGGAATCGGACTCGGAATCGGATTCCGAAGACGACTCATCAGATAGCGACAGcgatgaggacgatgagaaggaacgacttcttcaagctgctCGGGACGCCGCCAAGGCCAAGACAGCGGCTAGTATgaacgaaaaagagaaagagaatgAGGTGGATGACGAGATAGTGTTGCAATTCgacaaggaggagaaggaggc TCCCATTCCCGATCTTGCCGTTCCCAAGCTTCCCAGAACTTATCTCTCATTCCCCAAAGAAGGCCGCGATCAAACCGCCACGTCTGTACCCTCGACCTCTGCCGGTCCCTCTCGTCTCCCTTCCcgatcttcttcgtctgaAAAGACTCCCGTTCCTGAGCTTGACGATCGACCCTACGAACGACCTTTGAGtaagagagagaaggcgCTT CAACCCCGCAAAGCCACTACTTCTGAGCTCTGGGCATCCATCCCTACTCCTCGGGCTGACATCTTGCCTCAGATGAGAAAGGATTACCGAGCGCTTGCTTTGGCCAACTCGTTGGATCCCAAGAGATTTATGAAGGGCGGTAGTAAGAGCGAAAAGATTCCCGAGTCCTTTGCT ATTGGTACCATGGTTGAGACTTCTCGTCAAATACGAGACACTACTCTTACAAAAGACAACAGATATCGTCCTGGACAAGTTGTCCAGAACATCATCAGGGACCAGGATATGGAAGGTTATGCAAAGAGGAAGTATGGCGATTTGCAGTGGTCCAAAATGGAGAACGgacgagggagaggatggaagaagagggccAAATGGCAATAA